One stretch of Gouania willdenowi chromosome 16, fGouWil2.1, whole genome shotgun sequence DNA includes these proteins:
- the LOC114477507 gene encoding hepcidin-like, translating into MKTLSVFVAVAIVLTVMCSQQSSAVPVLQGEELEETIFLEIPGGAMNETVMDSMKGEEGEEGEDTIFLETPGGAMNETWMDNREMRKLRCSFRCRRGRCKLRCKL; encoded by the exons ATGAAGACTTTGAGTGTGTTTGTTGCAGTGGCCATCGTGCTCACAGTGATGTGCAGCCAGCAGAGCTCTGCTGTCCCAGTCCTTCAG GGTGAAGAGCTGGAGGAGACCATCTTTTTAGAGATTCCAGGCGGTGCCATGAATGAGACTGTGATGGACTCCATGAAG GGTGAAGAGGGTGAAGAAGGTGAAGACACCATCTTTTTAGAGACTCCAGGTGGTGCCATGAATGAGACTTGGATGGACAACAGGGAG ATGAGAAAACTGAGGTGTAGCTTCCGCTGCAGAAGAGGACGCTGTAAACTTCGCTGCAAGTTGTGA
- the LOC114477888 gene encoding hepcidin-like, with protein MKTLSVFVAVAIVLTVMCSQQSSAVPVLQGEELEETIFLEIPDAVMDETVMDSMKTLSNNRQKRAAKCQFCCKNGHCGFCCDF; from the exons ATGAAGACTTTGAGTGTGTTTGTTGCAGTGGCCATCGTGCTCACAGTGATGTGCAGCCAGCAGAGCTCTGCTGTCCCAGTCCTTCAG GGTGAAGAACTGGAGGAGACCATCTTTTTAGAGATTCCAGATGCTGTCATGGATGAGACTGTGATGGACTCCATGAAG ACGCTCTCTAACAACAGACAGAAGCGTGCAGCCAAGTGTCAGTTCTGCTGCAAAAATGGACATTGTGGATTCTGCTGCGATTTCTGA